A DNA window from Candidatus Dormiibacterota bacterium contains the following coding sequences:
- a CDS encoding alcohol dehydrogenase catalytic domain-containing protein produces the protein MKAVVFNGVGDIGVQNVADPTIQDDRDVIVALTSSAICGTDLHFVRGSFAEMEPGTILGHEGVGIVEEVGKGVRNLRKGDRVVIPSTIACGNCVYCRASYYSKCDVANKQNPKATAFFGGPKGSGGFAGLQA, from the coding sequence ATGAAGGCTGTAGTTTTTAATGGAGTCGGCGACATCGGCGTCCAAAATGTTGCGGACCCAACCATCCAAGACGATCGCGATGTGATCGTCGCACTCACCAGCAGCGCGATTTGCGGCACCGATCTCCACTTCGTCCGCGGTTCGTTTGCGGAAATGGAGCCGGGGACGATTCTCGGCCACGAAGGGGTCGGCATCGTCGAAGAAGTCGGCAAGGGCGTGCGCAACCTGCGCAAAGGCGACCGCGTCGTGATCCCATCGACGATTGCTTGCGGTAACTGCGTGTACTGTCGCGCGTCTTACTATTCAAAATGCGATGTGGCTAACAAGCAAAATCCCAAGGCGACGGCGTTCTTCGGCGGCCCGAAAGGCAGCGGCGGATTCGCCGGCTTGCAAGCCGA